The following proteins are encoded in a genomic region of Synechococcus sp. ROS8604:
- a CDS encoding heme oxygenase (biliverdin-producing), with protein sequence MSVALATQLREGTKKSHTMAENTGFVSCFLKGVVDKLSYRKLVADLFFVYEAMEEEMHRLKDHPVLSPIAFEQLDRVTALEEDLAFYFGPEWRQQIEASPAATEYVARIREVAQTAPELLVGHHYTRYLGDLSGGQILKNIAQKAMNNPTDDGLHFYVFPEIADEKAFKTTYRSAMDALPIDQATADRIVEEANQAFHLNMKMFQELEGNLVAAIGKVLFGFLTRRQRTGSTEAAVA encoded by the coding sequence ATGTCCGTCGCTCTGGCTACCCAGCTCCGGGAAGGCACGAAAAAGTCACACACCATGGCCGAGAACACTGGCTTTGTGAGCTGCTTCCTGAAGGGTGTGGTGGACAAGCTGAGCTATCGCAAGTTGGTGGCAGACCTCTTCTTTGTCTATGAAGCCATGGAAGAGGAGATGCATCGACTCAAGGATCACCCCGTGTTGTCCCCGATTGCCTTTGAGCAGCTCGATCGCGTCACCGCCCTCGAGGAAGACCTCGCCTTCTACTTCGGCCCTGAGTGGCGCCAACAGATCGAAGCCTCTCCTGCCGCAACGGAGTATGTGGCTCGGATTCGTGAGGTGGCTCAGACGGCTCCTGAGTTGTTGGTGGGTCATCACTACACCCGCTACCTGGGCGATCTCTCCGGTGGGCAGATTCTCAAGAACATTGCTCAGAAGGCGATGAACAACCCCACCGATGATGGACTGCACTTTTATGTGTTTCCTGAAATCGCCGACGAGAAAGCCTTCAAAACCACCTATCGCTCGGCGATGGATGCCTTGCCCATTGACCAGGCCACAGCTGATCGCATCGTCGAAGAGGCCAATCAGGCGTTCCACCTGAACATGAAAATGTTCCAGGAGCTTGAGGGAAATCTTGTGGCTGCCATCGGCAAGGTCCTGTTTGGTTTCCTGACGCGCCGTCAGCGGACAGGAAGCACCGAGGCCGCTGTGGCCTAG
- a CDS encoding glycosyltransferase: protein MENPISSQPRLLVLAPSRRAVSETFVRANLQGLPFDVTAFFGDERPFNHPWRFAYGLAILLSKACTRLRWLRLASWPASVVTFGLIRLYRPQAVMVEFGFEAVRVMEACAWTGIPFVVHFRGSDASARDRLGLLKSRYRRLMSLAAGVIVKSQPMAQTLMALGARPDRLLISPSGANRALFKGSAPAIAPPVFLAVGRFVEKKGPLHTIRAFSLLETETQPREQRPQLWMVGEGPLVEEAKVLVQSLELQDRVHLLGLRRQEEVASLMREVRGFVQHSLVAPDGDSEGSPVAVMEAQLSGLPVVATRHAGIPEVVLEGESGFLVDEGDVAAMAVAIAKLIKDPALAARLGDCGRRRVLEGFTIDHHLRQVSGLVLKVIEESSS, encoded by the coding sequence ATGGAGAACCCCATCTCTTCGCAGCCGAGGTTGCTGGTTTTGGCGCCAAGCCGTCGTGCGGTCAGCGAAACGTTTGTAAGAGCCAATTTGCAGGGCTTGCCCTTTGATGTAACGGCCTTCTTTGGCGATGAAAGGCCCTTCAACCATCCTTGGCGTTTTGCCTACGGGTTGGCAATTTTGCTCAGCAAGGCATGCACACGATTGAGATGGCTGCGTCTTGCCAGTTGGCCAGCATCGGTTGTGACGTTTGGCTTGATTCGTTTGTATCGCCCTCAAGCGGTGATGGTGGAGTTTGGTTTTGAGGCGGTTCGTGTCATGGAGGCGTGCGCTTGGACCGGGATTCCCTTCGTGGTGCATTTCCGAGGGTCCGACGCCTCAGCACGGGATCGGCTCGGATTGCTCAAAAGTCGCTATCGGCGCTTGATGAGCCTCGCGGCTGGCGTGATCGTGAAATCTCAGCCCATGGCCCAAACCTTGATGGCGTTAGGAGCTCGACCGGATCGTTTGCTGATCAGTCCATCTGGAGCAAACCGTGCCTTGTTCAAGGGCAGTGCTCCGGCCATCGCTCCGCCGGTGTTTCTTGCCGTGGGCCGCTTCGTGGAAAAGAAGGGTCCGTTGCATACCATCCGCGCGTTCTCACTCCTTGAAACTGAAACCCAGCCAAGGGAACAGCGGCCGCAGCTCTGGATGGTGGGAGAGGGCCCCTTGGTAGAAGAAGCGAAGGTCTTAGTGCAGTCCCTCGAGCTGCAAGACAGGGTGCATTTGTTGGGGTTGCGTAGGCAAGAGGAGGTGGCGTCTTTGATGCGGGAGGTCCGCGGCTTTGTTCAGCATTCCCTGGTGGCCCCCGATGGCGACAGCGAAGGCAGTCCGGTGGCCGTGATGGAGGCCCAGCTCAGTGGACTTCCCGTGGTTGCGACCCGTCATGCCGGTATCCCGGAAGTGGTGCTCGAAGGCGAGAGCGGCTTCCTCGTAGATGAGGGAGACGTTGCTGCCATGGCGGTGGCGATCGCCAAGTTGATCAAGGATCCTGCGCTGGCGGCACGCCTGGGAGACTGTGGACGCAGACGGGTGCTGGAGGGCTTCACCATCGACCATCACCTCCGTCAGGTATCAGGCCTTGTGCTGAAGGTGATCGAGGAGTCTTCGTCGTGA
- a CDS encoding sulfotransferase has protein sequence MNKLLLIRGLGHSGTTILDLALGAHPQMVGLGEAARILERPSPSDAHRGPAQLRGALRFKRRCTCGEIAAECPVWGPVLAWLPEHDHCPLAVKMQRLIHSLEAAQALDSSATSWVIDSYQGDFSLPFQQDSDLDIRVIHLTRDLRSWVHSRARSGRERGRWFPGLNPMLRWCWMNARHERLLQRCPHPVLRLGYEQLALDPEGTLGRICTWLGLEMSEQMLQPGQFSTSHVLSGNRMRFDPKRSASIRYDASWMAAPSGLAQAALVLPWVAALNRRLVYSAAAESR, from the coding sequence GTGAACAAGCTCCTGTTGATTCGAGGGCTTGGCCATAGCGGTACCACCATTTTGGATTTGGCGCTTGGAGCCCATCCCCAGATGGTCGGGCTAGGGGAAGCAGCGCGGATTCTTGAGCGTCCATCTCCCTCGGATGCCCATCGCGGGCCTGCGCAGTTGCGCGGTGCGTTGCGTTTTAAACGACGTTGCACCTGTGGTGAGATCGCCGCTGAATGCCCGGTTTGGGGGCCGGTTTTGGCCTGGCTTCCTGAGCATGATCACTGCCCTTTGGCGGTCAAAATGCAGCGACTGATCCACTCGCTTGAAGCGGCTCAAGCTTTGGACTCTTCGGCCACGTCCTGGGTCATCGATTCCTATCAGGGGGATTTCAGCTTGCCCTTCCAGCAGGACTCGGATCTAGACATCCGCGTGATTCATCTCACCCGTGACCTGCGTTCCTGGGTTCACTCCCGAGCTCGCTCAGGCCGTGAACGGGGACGTTGGTTTCCTGGCCTGAATCCGATGCTGCGCTGGTGTTGGATGAACGCTCGCCATGAGCGGCTGCTTCAGAGATGCCCCCATCCGGTGTTGCGCCTGGGATATGAGCAATTAGCACTCGATCCGGAGGGCACTTTGGGTCGGATCTGCACGTGGCTGGGCCTTGAGATGTCGGAGCAGATGCTTCAGCCAGGACAGTTCAGCACTAGCCATGTGCTTTCTGGGAATCGCATGCGCTTTGATCCCAAGCGCAGTGCGTCCATTCGCTACGACGCCAGCTGGATGGCCGCTCCGAGTGGGCTGGCGCAGGCTGCTTTGGTGCTGCCATGGGTGGCTGCACTTAATCGCAGGCTTGTTTATTCAGCAGCTGCAGAGTCTCGTTAG
- a CDS encoding glycosyltransferase, producing MDDLWVVLPHLGAGGAQKVGLLAAEHFAAKGFRVRVLSLRHGHPVKHTVPAGVEMFDLGPNVHPWFQDVSNRSFGARTKRFVLAQVLKGVRIIFLVASALFWPLIVRHMHPAKNTWETRLLRQGMPWLAGYRYQRLRQVMVEQRPKRVLALLTKTNILCCAAAWDQPLHLVVSERNDPRRQSLELLWSRLRKVYYRRADVVTANTKGVIDALQLMGEWKRLELLPNPLPATLSRSSVGSLPERSHQILAVARLVPQKGLDLLLQAFAALPLDCRNGWSITLVGDGPERQALEHQALELGLVEAVTFAGFRSDPLSFMQRAAIFALPSRFEGMPNALLEAMAAGLPSVVSDASPGPLEMVTNEEHGLVVPRDDWRTFSRALERLMLDAALRDRLGAAAREKLCSLDWGVVEAHWRSVLALPER from the coding sequence ATGGATGATCTCTGGGTCGTGCTTCCCCACCTCGGAGCGGGCGGGGCACAAAAAGTTGGTTTGTTGGCTGCGGAGCACTTCGCCGCTAAGGGTTTTCGCGTTCGTGTCTTGTCCCTGCGCCATGGCCATCCGGTGAAACACACCGTTCCCGCAGGAGTGGAAATGTTCGATCTCGGGCCCAATGTTCATCCGTGGTTTCAAGACGTCTCGAATCGATCGTTTGGAGCACGCACCAAAAGATTTGTTTTGGCGCAAGTGCTCAAAGGTGTGCGCATCATTTTTCTTGTTGCGAGCGCACTCTTTTGGCCATTGATTGTGCGCCACATGCATCCAGCCAAGAACACCTGGGAGACCCGTTTGCTGCGCCAAGGGATGCCGTGGTTGGCGGGCTACCGCTATCAGCGACTGCGTCAGGTGATGGTGGAGCAGCGTCCCAAACGGGTGTTGGCGTTGCTCACGAAAACGAACATCCTTTGCTGTGCGGCTGCTTGGGATCAGCCACTGCATTTGGTGGTTTCGGAGCGCAACGATCCCCGTCGCCAGAGTCTTGAGCTGCTTTGGAGTCGCTTGCGCAAGGTGTATTACCGACGGGCCGATGTGGTGACGGCCAACACCAAGGGGGTAATCGATGCGCTTCAGCTAATGGGTGAGTGGAAACGCCTGGAGTTGTTGCCCAATCCGCTGCCGGCAACCTTGTCTCGCTCGAGTGTTGGATCCCTTCCGGAACGATCGCATCAGATTTTAGCGGTCGCGCGTTTGGTCCCTCAAAAAGGATTGGATCTGCTGTTGCAGGCCTTTGCCGCTTTGCCTTTGGACTGCCGCAACGGCTGGAGCATCACCTTGGTGGGTGATGGTCCAGAGCGACAAGCCTTGGAGCATCAGGCGCTTGAGTTGGGTCTTGTTGAAGCGGTGACCTTTGCTGGATTCCGGTCCGATCCGCTCTCCTTCATGCAGCGAGCAGCGATTTTTGCGCTCCCATCGCGCTTTGAAGGGATGCCGAATGCCCTGCTCGAGGCGATGGCGGCTGGTCTGCCTTCGGTGGTGAGTGATGCGTCACCCGGTCCCTTGGAAATGGTGACCAATGAGGAGCATGGTCTTGTCGTCCCAAGGGATGACTGGCGTACTTTTTCCAGGGCGCTCGAGCGGCTGATGTTGGATGCGGCCTTACGCGATCGTTTAGGTGCTGCCGCACGGGAGAAGCTTTGTTCTCTTGATTGGGGTGTGGTGGAGGCCCATTGGCGCTCGGTTTTGGCGCTCCCGGAGCGTTAA
- a CDS encoding glycosyltransferase, translating to MTDFVVLSTADWDHPLWTNKQHVACSLSEIGHRVLYVDSLGVRGPRGDRSDAGRILRRLKRGLRGPRQVRPNLWVISPLVLPGQSSGVLGRLNRWSLGLSLFVADLILDLRNPLLWTFNPQTCRYLSLNKFHASIYHCVDRIQAQPGMPADAIERAEQDLCGSANAVFTTAPQLQQTLAELNAGTHYFGNVADAKFFSGALDSVVSVPDDLPQGSEPILMFVGAIDAYKLDLPMLEALVARHPEWNVVLIGPVGETDPSTDVSGLKRFSNVYFLGPKPYAVLPNYLAQADVALLPLQLNDYTRHMYPMKFFEYLAAGRVVVATAIPSLQDQADVALLCRDNVEAFSTAIRRALNGDSPALEMRLERAQQHTYFVRTQRMLATLQRHGLLPAEPSPPQAPPYHHVRSQLKWSWLKAQVWLSLVLLLDRFRATSLSKRFLMTILRNHPRNLALLSGMTQRCLQEGDYAQACSLIERIWVEDGNAQILHHLLFRRGSRPGSRVDQLAMFDALAESCVLPARYVGYCRVVRTYRAIDAKDEQALRLGVSGLSEIVNELEHDPNTYLCLRPNRENRAKLLISAQLTRFRALMALEDCSGLERAALDLIASVGRYDPFAIDCETAVRMTRNMLRSLTIAAVMAWHAADPLRYRRVVAEVERLRDACYHKRFEAIVHFTQEDHRAFADELLSLLELASWPVDAPEQHPGLEQLVDPMLLVYFPDLRRHRAEKARCFLQSLGPVAGG from the coding sequence ATGACGGATTTTGTTGTGCTGTCCACGGCTGATTGGGACCACCCGCTGTGGACCAATAAGCAACATGTGGCCTGCTCTCTTTCCGAGATCGGTCATCGTGTTCTTTATGTGGATTCTTTGGGTGTTCGCGGTCCTCGGGGTGATCGTTCAGATGCCGGCCGAATCCTTCGCCGGCTGAAGCGCGGATTGCGTGGGCCTCGTCAGGTCAGGCCCAATCTTTGGGTGATCTCTCCGCTTGTTCTGCCCGGTCAGTCCAGTGGAGTTCTTGGAAGGCTGAATCGCTGGAGTCTTGGCTTGTCACTCTTCGTGGCTGATTTGATTCTTGACTTACGCAATCCTTTGCTTTGGACCTTCAACCCCCAAACATGTCGTTACCTAAGTCTGAATAAGTTTCACGCCTCGATCTATCACTGCGTCGATCGCATTCAGGCTCAACCAGGGATGCCCGCTGATGCGATTGAAAGGGCTGAGCAGGATCTTTGTGGTTCGGCTAATGCAGTCTTCACAACGGCGCCCCAGCTCCAGCAAACCTTGGCGGAACTCAACGCTGGCACTCATTATTTTGGGAATGTGGCGGATGCCAAGTTTTTTAGTGGCGCGTTGGATTCTGTCGTATCCGTGCCAGACGATCTGCCACAGGGATCAGAACCGATCTTGATGTTTGTGGGTGCGATTGATGCCTACAAGCTTGATTTGCCGATGCTTGAGGCACTCGTTGCCCGGCATCCGGAGTGGAATGTTGTACTGATCGGCCCTGTTGGTGAAACCGATCCCAGTACAGATGTGTCGGGTTTAAAGCGTTTCTCCAACGTCTATTTCCTGGGTCCTAAGCCCTATGCGGTCTTGCCTAACTACCTCGCTCAGGCTGATGTGGCTTTGCTGCCGCTGCAGCTCAACGACTACACGCGGCACATGTATCCGATGAAATTTTTTGAATACCTGGCGGCGGGTCGTGTCGTTGTGGCCACTGCGATCCCTTCGTTGCAGGATCAAGCCGATGTGGCCCTGTTATGCCGAGACAATGTCGAGGCTTTTTCAACGGCGATTCGCAGGGCCTTAAACGGCGACAGTCCTGCGTTGGAAATGAGGCTGGAACGGGCTCAGCAGCACACCTACTTCGTCCGAACGCAGCGCATGTTGGCAACGTTGCAGCGTCATGGACTGTTGCCTGCGGAGCCATCTCCGCCGCAGGCTCCTCCTTACCACCATGTGCGATCGCAATTGAAGTGGTCCTGGCTGAAGGCCCAGGTGTGGTTATCGCTGGTGTTGCTCCTGGACCGCTTTCGAGCGACCTCGCTGTCGAAGCGTTTTTTGATGACGATCTTGCGAAACCATCCCCGCAATCTTGCTCTGCTCAGTGGGATGACGCAGCGCTGTTTGCAGGAGGGGGATTATGCCCAGGCCTGTTCCTTGATTGAGCGGATTTGGGTAGAGGATGGAAATGCTCAGATCCTGCATCACCTCCTGTTTCGTCGCGGTTCGCGGCCTGGATCACGTGTCGACCAACTCGCGATGTTTGATGCGCTTGCAGAGAGTTGCGTGTTGCCAGCTCGTTATGTCGGCTATTGCAGGGTTGTGCGCACCTATCGGGCTATTGATGCCAAGGATGAGCAAGCATTGCGGCTCGGAGTCTCCGGTCTTTCTGAGATCGTCAATGAATTGGAGCACGACCCCAATACTTATCTTTGCCTTAGGCCCAATCGCGAAAACAGAGCCAAATTATTGATCTCGGCCCAGCTCACCCGCTTCCGTGCACTGATGGCGCTAGAAGACTGCTCTGGGTTGGAGCGTGCGGCACTTGATTTGATCGCAAGCGTGGGGCGTTATGACCCTTTTGCGATCGATTGCGAAACGGCTGTGCGGATGACGCGCAACATGTTGCGCAGTCTCACGATTGCTGCAGTGATGGCTTGGCATGCTGCCGACCCTTTGCGGTATCGCAGAGTTGTGGCGGAGGTGGAGCGATTGCGTGATGCCTGCTACCACAAGCGATTTGAGGCGATTGTTCACTTCACGCAGGAAGACCATCGCGCCTTCGCTGATGAGCTTCTTTCCTTGTTAGAGCTGGCCAGTTGGCCGGTTGATGCCCCTGAGCAGCATCCAGGTTTGGAACAGCTGGTGGATCCAATGCTGCTTGTGTATTTCCCCGATTTACGCCGGCATCGTGCGGAAAAAGCCCGTTGCTTTTTGCAGTCGTTGGGTCCAGTGGCAGGAGGTTGA
- a CDS encoding glycosyltransferase: MFSEDGIQDSSRPFASIRVLVPGTGPRFRCGGLSVALQTARLLSQLRPTEVVTYRAREPSHRFLGDLLDREDAPGETLWLVSWGFDVPMLLKRLRGRLALYQAHSSGYGFDLPPGVPVVAVSRNTLGYWGDRAPRNPLFLLPNALEPQWLERGARQNVSGRRPIDVLVQQRKSSDYVLKRLVPALRACGLRVEVQSGWVDDLVDLFNSAKVYLYDSAEHWRAAGVSEGFGLPPLEAMACGCVVFSSLNHALADTLTPGELGHQIGCGSLDYDVDRIVGAVADPAAWRSSASVLDNFLEAYSEPVLTQRWRVLLALLDQLLPSLKGDGLLQSSPLWRLRFSRVCRVLLRVVNRLPGWPAGQKP, from the coding sequence GTGTTCAGCGAGGACGGCATTCAAGACTCCTCACGACCGTTCGCGTCGATTCGGGTTCTGGTGCCAGGCACCGGGCCCCGTTTTCGTTGTGGTGGATTGAGCGTTGCCTTGCAGACGGCCCGATTGTTGTCGCAGCTGCGCCCAACGGAGGTTGTGACCTACCGGGCGCGTGAACCGTCCCATCGTTTTCTGGGCGACCTACTCGATCGCGAAGATGCTCCCGGGGAGACCCTGTGGCTGGTGAGCTGGGGTTTTGATGTCCCCATGCTGTTGAAGCGTTTGCGCGGTCGCCTCGCGCTGTACCAAGCCCATAGCAGTGGGTATGGATTTGATCTGCCGCCGGGTGTTCCCGTGGTCGCGGTGAGTCGCAATACCTTGGGGTATTGGGGTGATCGGGCCCCGAGGAACCCCTTGTTCCTGCTTCCCAATGCCCTTGAGCCCCAGTGGCTGGAGCGGGGTGCGCGCCAGAACGTGAGTGGCAGGCGGCCGATCGATGTGCTGGTGCAGCAGCGCAAAAGCAGCGATTATGTGCTCAAGCGCCTGGTGCCTGCTTTGCGCGCGTGCGGGCTCCGCGTTGAGGTCCAGTCCGGTTGGGTCGATGACTTAGTCGACCTGTTCAACAGCGCCAAGGTTTACCTCTACGACTCCGCTGAGCACTGGCGGGCGGCTGGAGTGAGTGAAGGATTTGGGCTGCCACCGCTGGAGGCGATGGCCTGCGGCTGTGTGGTGTTCAGCAGCCTTAATCACGCCTTAGCCGACACCCTCACTCCAGGAGAGCTGGGCCATCAGATTGGCTGCGGTTCACTCGACTACGACGTGGACAGGATTGTTGGGGCTGTGGCCGATCCAGCCGCTTGGCGCAGCAGTGCGTCGGTCTTAGATAACTTCTTGGAGGCCTACTCGGAGCCGGTGTTGACCCAGCGCTGGCGGGTGCTGCTGGCGCTCCTCGATCAGTTGCTGCCCAGCCTCAAAGGGGATGGGTTGTTGCAGTCGAGTCCTCTTTGGCGCCTGCGCTTCAGCCGTGTTTGCCGAGTCCTACTGCGGGTGGTCAATCGGTTGCCTGGCTGGCCTGCAGGTCAGAAGCCCTAA
- a CDS encoding glycosyltransferase, whose product MAPVRVAFSIDSLKLGGAERVLLRWAGWCRDAGWDVVVITRQSPDRDVYPLPPGVRRCLEPSLPAAFERLGWLAFPLRVLQLRSLLRRERCQLAVGVTTLPAVKLLLACYGLPIRCVVSERNYPPAKPPLLPWRWLRRLTYPWADLNLVQTQVTGFWLREHCGVRRQLLLPNPVTWPLPDREPAVDPDHWLVPGVPLLLGVGTKAKQKGFDRLIPVFSALAQETPSLHLAFVGLPQGSYQGVDQQAWLRDKLGQDSDLQQRLLLPGMVGTMAAWYSRATVFVLPSRFEGFPNVLLEAMAAGCACVASDCLTGPAELIEHNVNGVLLPGEASVEDWVIAIRGLLQDRSRCKALGQEATNVRERFSPERLRHDFLEALGPLSHG is encoded by the coding sequence ATGGCGCCGGTTCGGGTCGCGTTCAGCATCGATTCGCTCAAGCTTGGCGGAGCAGAGAGGGTGTTGCTGCGTTGGGCTGGCTGGTGTCGGGACGCTGGCTGGGATGTGGTCGTGATCACGCGTCAGTCGCCCGATCGTGATGTCTACCCGCTGCCTCCAGGGGTGCGTCGTTGCTTGGAGCCTTCCTTGCCTGCAGCATTCGAACGCCTGGGCTGGCTTGCTTTCCCCTTGCGCGTTCTCCAGTTGCGCTCACTGCTCAGGCGTGAACGCTGTCAGCTAGCGGTTGGTGTTACCACCCTCCCGGCGGTGAAGCTGCTACTGGCTTGCTATGGGTTGCCGATCCGTTGCGTCGTGTCTGAACGCAATTACCCACCGGCAAAACCACCTCTTTTGCCATGGCGCTGGCTTAGGCGTCTCACCTATCCCTGGGCGGACCTGAATCTGGTGCAAACGCAGGTCACTGGCTTTTGGCTGCGCGAGCACTGCGGCGTCCGCCGTCAACTGCTTTTGCCGAACCCCGTGACTTGGCCTCTTCCAGATCGCGAGCCCGCTGTGGATCCCGACCACTGGCTTGTCCCGGGCGTTCCGCTGCTCCTGGGGGTGGGGACGAAGGCCAAACAGAAAGGCTTTGACCGTCTCATACCCGTGTTCAGTGCGCTAGCTCAAGAGACCCCCTCCTTGCACTTGGCCTTTGTGGGCCTGCCTCAAGGCAGCTATCAAGGCGTGGATCAGCAGGCGTGGTTGCGGGACAAGCTCGGTCAAGATTCAGACCTTCAGCAACGCCTTTTGCTTCCAGGAATGGTCGGAACCATGGCAGCTTGGTATTCAAGGGCAACAGTTTTTGTGCTGCCATCTCGCTTTGAAGGATTTCCCAACGTGCTGCTTGAGGCGATGGCGGCAGGCTGTGCTTGTGTAGCCAGCGATTGCCTCACGGGGCCAGCTGAGTTGATCGAGCACAACGTCAATGGCGTGTTGTTGCCCGGAGAGGCCTCGGTCGAGGATTGGGTCATCGCGATTCGGGGGCTGTTGCAGGATCGATCGCGTTGCAAGGCCTTGGGACAAGAGGCGACCAACGTGCGAGAGCGCTTTTCCCCTGAACGGCTTCGCCATGATTTCCTGGAGGCCCTGGGACCGCTGAGCCATGGATGA
- a CDS encoding ABC transporter ATP-binding protein: MPLQSQTWNNLSELLRELPRRRARLFVFVLFASFLQGLLDVFLVALLARLVGLLAGARLEDFLPGITVFGGGFLDQSGWLVVLLIGSFWLASGLRFAVALMQSLLSAEVWNDLVNKVYDNLMRQKYSFFVNQRTANLSEKFNRILNSVSTGVISPILLIAGNTVSVASLLIGVVLVLGLKALAVFALMLFAYVIASKLITPYLRLATKQRIRYGRRINLLLMESLRSMREVQLYSAENYFVSRFARDGVIAKRYDRIGRLLPDVPRLVIEPAGITILFMVGIIPALLNGDPQGIKNAIPALSAVLVALLRISGPLQSMFRSINRLRGGLPEIADALELLSLKPERYLISSPGVPTPDGVMPRRFIQLQSVSFAYAKDAKHVINDVNLSIPIGARIALVGRTGSGKTTLAHLLLGLYQPTQGELLLDGIEVSDQEVPAWQANCAFVPQTIRLIDGSIRDNVAFGCDADEIDDDQVWAALKSAQFDEYVAGMTYGLYTMIGENGIKLSGGQRQRLSLSRAFFRGAKVLVLDEATSALDNKTEHDVMQALDIVGRRCTTIVIAHRLSTVKKCDVIYEMSKGEIIASGDFQQLKERSATFREMAMIDSVKN, translated from the coding sequence ATGCCTCTGCAAAGTCAGACCTGGAACAATCTCAGCGAGCTGCTCCGTGAGCTGCCAAGGCGTCGCGCTCGTCTCTTTGTTTTTGTTCTGTTTGCGTCCTTTTTGCAGGGATTGCTCGACGTTTTTCTTGTCGCTTTGCTGGCTCGCTTGGTCGGGCTGTTGGCTGGAGCCCGTTTAGAGGATTTCCTCCCCGGAATCACGGTATTTGGTGGTGGTTTTCTTGATCAGTCGGGTTGGCTGGTGGTGCTTTTGATTGGATCATTTTGGCTGGCGTCAGGGCTTCGTTTTGCTGTCGCTCTGATGCAGAGCCTTCTGAGCGCCGAAGTTTGGAATGATCTAGTGAACAAGGTGTATGACAACCTCATGCGCCAAAAATATTCATTTTTTGTTAATCAGCGCACTGCTAATTTATCAGAAAAATTTAATCGTATTCTTAATAGCGTGTCCACGGGTGTGATTAGCCCAATTCTTTTAATCGCTGGTAATACGGTCTCGGTTGCATCGTTGTTAATTGGGGTGGTGTTGGTTCTGGGCCTGAAGGCTTTAGCAGTCTTTGCATTAATGCTTTTTGCCTATGTCATTGCTTCCAAATTGATTACTCCCTACTTGCGGTTGGCGACCAAGCAGCGAATTCGTTATGGACGAAGAATTAATTTGTTGCTGATGGAATCATTACGTTCGATGCGGGAGGTTCAGCTGTATTCCGCTGAAAACTATTTCGTCTCTCGTTTTGCTCGCGATGGTGTGATCGCGAAGCGGTATGACCGCATTGGTCGCTTGCTTCCTGATGTGCCTCGCCTCGTGATCGAGCCCGCGGGAATCACGATTCTGTTCATGGTTGGCATTATTCCCGCCCTGCTTAATGGAGACCCTCAGGGCATCAAAAATGCCATTCCCGCTCTTTCTGCAGTCTTAGTTGCTCTTCTGAGGATTTCAGGACCGCTGCAGTCGATGTTCCGTAGCATCAATCGTCTGCGTGGCGGTCTGCCAGAGATTGCCGACGCGCTCGAGCTCCTCAGCCTCAAGCCTGAGCGCTATCTGATTAGTTCTCCAGGAGTTCCCACTCCCGATGGGGTGATGCCTCGTCGTTTCATCCAGCTCCAGTCTGTGAGCTTCGCTTACGCCAAGGACGCAAAGCATGTCATTAATGACGTCAACCTTTCGATTCCGATTGGAGCTCGCATTGCCTTGGTGGGTCGTACCGGTAGTGGAAAAACGACCCTGGCCCATCTCTTGCTTGGTTTGTATCAGCCAACCCAGGGAGAACTGCTTCTTGATGGCATTGAAGTGTCTGATCAGGAGGTGCCTGCTTGGCAGGCCAACTGTGCATTTGTTCCTCAAACGATTCGCCTGATTGATGGCAGCATTCGTGACAATGTTGCCTTCGGCTGCGATGCTGATGAAATCGACGATGACCAAGTGTGGGCTGCTTTAAAGTCGGCACAATTTGATGAATATGTGGCCGGGATGACCTACGGCCTTTACACCATGATTGGTGAGAATGGAATCAAGCTTTCCGGTGGCCAGAGGCAGCGTTTGTCCCTATCACGCGCTTTTTTCAGGGGAGCGAAAGTCTTAGTTCTCGATGAGGCAACGAGTGCTCTCGATAACAAAACGGAGCATGATGTCATGCAGGCTTTGGATATTGTTGGCCGTCGATGCACGACGATTGTGATTGCTCATCGTCTTTCAACGGTCAAGAAGTGTGATGTGATTTATGAAATGTCCAAGGGTGAGATTATCGCCAGCGGTGATTTTCAGCAGCTGAAAGAACGTTCAGCCACATTCCGAGAAATGGCAATGATTGATTCGGTCAAAAACTGA